The sequence below is a genomic window from Hippocampus zosterae strain Florida chromosome 15, ASM2543408v3, whole genome shotgun sequence.
TAGGATGATTTTCTAATGGATGTGACTTACATCCTCGTTTTTACATTCAAGCTCTGTGTATCATGTATATGTCTGTTTTGTTATCATCACCAGCTGGAGTGAAAGgagtttccctccagcaggcacTCCTGTTGTGCGTTTACCAATCAAGCCTgctatgtatttaaggactgccaagccGCCTAGTctcgtcggattattgaccctGCTTGCTGTTTATGATCAAGAGTTGTTTTCTGGACCTCTCGATTTCATTCTTTGCTCTGTTTTGTTATGTAAGTATTGGTATTCTGTTGATTTTGTTGATGCCCgatttttcctggctccttgttACCACCAATTTCGGTTTGTAGTTTGTCAGTGCGcatttctgtaaataaatatttttttgttatcataGTTTGTCTGAGCCTGTAGTTCTGGAATCCTTAAAACATTCTTTGGTTCAGTTCTGAACTGAATATAAAGTCCAAATTCCAGCAACACACTGACAATCGGGCCGAAAAATGAGTGCAGAGAGAATAAAAGAGTGGTCCTTGTCATAGCGTAGACAGCCACATGACAGCGCTGTCCCTCCCTGTGTGTCCTGTTAAATCGGGAGATCCGCTAATGATGACCTTTGGTGTCGGTGGGCACGCCACCCCACTTAATTCGGGGTGGGGTTGGAGAGGATAGCCGCTGGACCGAACTCTCTGAGGGCCTGCGGGTCGAGAAAAAAGATAACGACTGGCCGCAATTAGGATTCCGAGAGCCCTTTGTCAACTTTAATTGAAGCTGACAACCACTGTGGACGAAGAAGAACAAGACAGTCCCAAAGCCCTTCAAACTATATGAttcactctctcactctctccccGTACAGTCTAGCGATAGGCTCTCGCGCACATAATGCAGTGCCATCCGTCTTGGCAAAGTGCATCCTGCGCAATAAAAGGTAATTAACATCACGGTAGTTGCGTAATCTTAATACATACTGACGCTAACATAACTTGAACATGTATGAAAGAAAAGATGTAAGGCTGGAAGTAAAAAAGGATGTATGAAAGGAGAGAAGGGTAAAGGACGAGGGGAAGGATGGGAGGGAAGAAACAAGGATTGTCAGAAAGGAATGGGAggtaatatttaaaataattcttttgaaaaaaagtactgcagttggttttattttgttttctgcttcccaatatttaaaaaaagtctaattTTATTTACCAGCATAAATGTCAAGAAATTGGTAAAATTACATTCTACCACTTGCTCAAATATAaagcttattttaaaaaatacagatttaaaataattttgcatttagcaATGAAAACTCCTCAACCTAGCTTCCTTAGGATCTGaccatgttgttttatttccacTTGCTTGTGCTGAGCTCAAATTTGGATAATCGACAAACAAAAGTGTGCGGTTCTTGTATCACATTCCTTTTTTCCCACCAAGTAAGGGCAAGTTTTGCTCCTTCCACTTTTCAGCAGAGCAAATTCCTATAGAGCTGAAGAAAGTCTGCATTAGTGACAACTTGTTTCAATGACTTCCATTTCCATTAGCCACATTCACTCAGCCTTCAATGGGCTGGACGCCGCAATCAATGTGAACAATGGATGAAATGACGCCAGATGGGCGTCTCGCGGTGATTAGCTGTCACCTAACCAGTGTTCATATCGCCTGCAGCGTGCGAGGCGCAACACGTTTCACACTTATGCTTTGTTTAAATGAAGACTCGACATGACCGGACAAAAGAGTGGACAGCAAATAACCAACAACACAAAGGACAACTTCAAGTCATTTGTGGATTGGGTAAAACGGAGTGGGATGAGGGCTTTATTCGATGTAGGCTGAATatgtaaacatttatttcaattaTGGTGTAATcacatttaattgtatttataaTTCACGCAATTAtgaatataaaaatgtattcaatgggatgaatgaaaaactgataaaaacttgtttttgcaaatttatTTCATTAGAGTGTCAGACCGTTGCTAATTTTGCAGCAAGGGTTCCCTCTATGTACGCAAAAGAATTACTGAATGAAATGTTCAACTTGCAAAACGGTCCAGCGGACAGAAGTTTTTGGGCCGCAAAGAAATCACTGATTCAAGACTGAGActgattcaaatttgctgttgaccagggTTATTTAAGTCGCTTAAAAAAAGCAGTGTCAGGGACGCATATTGTGGCCAATGGATCCATTCCGTGGTATCAATGTATCGATATCCTCACGAGTATCGATCTGATATCAACTACTCTCATAAAACGTCGATACTAAGGTGATGTAGTTTGTTTTCAGTATGTTGTGAACAAAACATTGTtcgaaataaaaataacagctaAATAATTAATAGAACTTATCAAATGGTCAGCTATTGCCCTGTGTTTTCAATTTGTAAAAATGCCATAAATTTTGATCTTTTTACAGCATTTGGTCATTATTGTTTTCGGCAGAGCCTGAATTCTCAGTTTTCTTTTAAGGGATCTTTCTTCCTACTTTCTTCTTTGAAAATAATACCACAACAAAAAGAATGGTCTCTTTTGAGTCTACCGGTCATTTTTGCTATTTGTCataacattattaaaaaaaaacaaaacttttaccCCTCAGTGAGACTTAAAGAAACAGACCAGCTTTGCATACAATATGGGGTTGATTAATGTCTGAATACTTCATTCCATTTTGGCAGCCTTCTGCATGTTTTCTTTATTGTTCACAGCACGAGGAAAATGACCATTTTGTCATATTATAATTTCTTGTGAAATACATAAAAACGGCAAGCAAAGgctggagaattttttttggccATGCAAACTACATTTTCTGCGTATTTCCCTCATCACACACAGCCTGTAGCAATGAATACTTCATGGTTTGTCTCTGTAagcagcattgttttttttgttttaatttaaaaaaaaaaccttggcaCATCTTCGGTCATACTCACCATCCATGCAGTactacaattttgaaaaaacttGGTTTAAGTGTCCTTGTTTGGACGTCCGAAAATGTCCATGTGAAGTAAGTGCGATACTAAGAAGAGTCAATGTGaaggcacttaaaaaaaaaaaaaaaaagtaggatcGTGATTTTGGCAAAAGTTCTTTAAACactcctctgtgtgtgtgtgtgagaccgaGAAAGGCAAGGGGGCTTAGGAGTACTGCTTGGTGAACCTCTGGTGGAACTCCTTCACTTTGCTCAGGAGGATCTTCAGCTTGTCAGCGGGTGGCAGGATGGTCATCCTGtacaagaagaaaaatatgtttcaaaGACATGTATATCACACATTTTACATACTTTTCACATTCCTGGGGGGTGATTCAGTTACAGATGTCTGccagcaattattattattatcatttttattctaaGAATATAAATTGCCTTCAATTGACCTGATATCAATTTACTTCAGTTTTACTATACAGTGGCTAAcctatttttacacttttataaCAGGAACTTTAAAATGGtcagacagtatttttttttcatgccaaattCTGAACTACAGTGTTTCTCAATGTGGGGGTAGTGTGACTAGTTGAGCATGTGCTCCACCTAGTGGTACCGTAGAGAATGACTGAATTAaacagaaatattcacatttaaaaatatgacattcaagcaaacacaaataaatcTGTATTTAACTTTCTGTACGATTTATTTGTATGTCATCTTtaactgtttgtttttaaaatctatGAAGTACAGTTTTTTTATCTAACTTTTGATGTGCAATAAATTTTTAACTtggtcatttgtctttttttttgttttgttttcctgtatttatatttaaactATGCTGAACAATACAGTGGCTTATAATGATAAATATAGTTTTCAggaataaaaacatatttaggCCAACTAAGCTAACATTTGACTGTAATAACTTTTTCTATACACTACATCACGAACCAGCTTCAGCTTGTTATGCTTCAATTTACAGATGCTTTTTGTCATGTTCCCCATGAGATAATTCAAATATCAAGCCCTTGAAAAATAGTCCACACAGAATTGATGTCCTTCAAAAAGAAACCTTTGTAATACAAGAACATCCACCCCCATCCAGGCCTTTTAACATCCGTAGGAAGCTTGTCAGAGAGCAAGAGGACCAAGTTGTTAAGCCGAGCCATGCGTCTTTGGCAGCGGAGCGTTTAAAGATTTCCCCCCGCCGACTTTGAAGGATCACCGTGAAGAGAAGTGGTTCGATCGTGACCATAAAGCAAAAAGCTTCTCCTCCTAATTTTGCCGAGGCAGATGCAAAAACAATCGATCCATCTACGTGCAGAGTCAATTAGAAACTCTGTGCTCAAATACATAAAGGAATTAATTAAAACGCCTTTTGGAACAAGTTCATTCAGGACAACAGAGCGATGATTATCAActtaaccctttttttttaaaacggcaTCGTTGTGCATACTGCTCTTATAGTGTGTGGCGTACTCaatctaaataaatacataaatgtcaAAGGTAAAATACATGCTTAAAAAAGTTAATGAAACAAACTGCCAGAAAATGCAATAGAGAAGAACTACTAGTAgctgaagattaaaaaaaaaaaagcagaagctaGGCTAATTGTTAGCACTCATTTTACAAACACTTGACCCAATTAGgcaactgtttgtgtgtgtgtgtatagagccCGTTTTAGCAGCCGGGTGTGGTTTTCTTACCTGAAGTGGTAGGTGCCGTCCTTCTGCCCAAAGCCGCTGCCAGGAACAAGGCAGATCCCGGTCTCCTCCAGCAGTCTCATGCAGTAGAACATGTCAGGCTGTTGGCCTtgtcccttcaaaataaaacaacatgtgTCACAACAACACTTGCTACTTTTAGAAGTGGGATCGTTTGGCCTCTGGCAAAGACTTGGGTTCTACTGAGTGTCactcttgtttttgtgttgtgttacaGACTGCATTTTTAGAGTCCTGCATGTCCTGAATGCACCTTTATCTTCCTGTACAGACTTATAAAGGTTTTGGTTCAGCATTCTGAAATGAAGTGGGCCCAATGGAAAGTGAATGGTGTTGTTTTGTTCATCAGATTGTGAAGGAATTAATTAAGACTGAAAAGCTCTTGAGCCTTATTTGCGATTGTCGTTCAAACTCCAGTTTGGGGAACAGAACACGTCTCTGCATCCAGGGTCGCTCGAACACAGGAGCAGCCTTCAGAGACTTCAAAAGGCGACATCTCGTGCTCGATTTCGGCTAAACCAATAGATTCCGCTCCGAGGCGACGCGCAACGTACGGCGGGTGCATAATGGATTAAACAGGCCGCTCGCTTTAACTACGTCCCATGGCGTGGCCGTGAAGCCATTGCTTGCTCGGACTGCCAACGCAAAGCGATTGCGGTGCTGAGATACCTGATGACGCCGAGGGAAGTTAACGAGGATCAATTGGCTGGTCAGCTGACCTTTTCAAATATGAAGCGAATCACTTTCTCTGTATATGCGGACAACCGTGCTGCCTTAAAAGAGCTTATTTAAGACAACGTTGTGTTGTGAAAGAgtgcaaatgtatttaaagaAGACTTTGTGAAAGTTAACGTTATAATGGACATATGTTAGCTTGtaattgtttgtacagtatacAAATTGTAGTCTCAGAAGTCAGCCAGTTTTTGAAAATGGGTGCCTGCCGCTGACTTTaaccaataaaaatgtttttttattcgaCGGGAAATGGGTTATGTAAAGCATACTGTAATTGTTGACCCTTTGAGAATGTTAAAGAAAGCATGCTACAAACACGAAAGCCGAGTCCTTGAACAAGATGCCTCTTGAGTTACAATAGCTGCGTCTTTGCAATATAAGAAAGACGCTTTTGAATTACGTACACAAACATTAATGGCCAACGTTTCAATTATTCAATGTAAACTCTGTAAACAATGTAATCCTCATCCCCAAACCCCCCAATAATATGTTTGAAGCAGCCCCAACCAAACTCAGAAACCAGGTGTTAGCTAACATTTGAGGCCTTCGTTTTTGCAAAACCCATTTAATgacttggaatgttttttttttaaataaactgtcGGAGTGAAGCAGTCTGAACAAAAATGGTAGCTTGTTGACGCTAGGGTGACATCAACACAAGAGGGTTTGCTTTGGGCCCCAACCCATCAATGCTGCAAATTCATAATACGCATTTCTAGGGTGGCAGCATGCTAGCTTAGTGGTTAGTTCTGAAGTCAGGCATACATCTGGATGGATGTGACATGGAAAATGGCATGTAGAATTTAGATTTCCATTTTTCCAATGTGGAAAAATACTACAAGCCCAAACACTTTGTCTTGACAGTGGATTACGTACCGTGGCCTCTTTGACAGCCTTCTCCGGAATACTAATACGCGGAAAGGAGTACATGGCGCCCTGCACAGGATTGCAGCTGATGCCAGGCACGGTGTTGAGTACCTCCTCTGTCAGCCTGGCCTTGTCTGCTAAGGCGCTCAGGGTAGCTGTGCGCTCCTGAATGacaagggggaagaaaaaaaaaacccaacaacaacaacaatgatgttttttttttttaaacactcacaGAAATGTTCATTAAACACAAGCTTGTTTCATCTCAATGACACTTCATTGTACCTTTATGAAATTTTCATGCGACGGCTCTCCGGGCTGCGGCGGGTTGACCACCAGGCCCATCAGTGCCTGTCCGGGAACGGGCGGGCACAGGCGTACTGACACCAGCTTGGTTAGTTGGGCCTTCACCTCGTCGTCCATGTTGATGATCTCCATGTAGCCGCCACGGAAGCCACACCTGGGAGGAAAACATATGAGATGCAAAGCGGGTTGAGAGTGGACTCATCACAAATCAAGACTACAATAATGATACACCTTGGTGAAATGTTGAGATTTGACATTAAAACATTGATCAGGATGTTTAAAGGGGGACATATGAGGTGACATTtactttttaactcattcactcccaaagacgtttttaaacgtcttttcagacttggtccagaaatggctggtactgaatgagtttaatgGGTTTTATACAAACAGGTGTCTGTCTGGAGTGTCAAAGGACATAACCTCACCTTTTGTTATCTGCCCACTGCTAAAAATGTGCCCATGGGTCAGTCACTTTGCACCGCTGCCCCATTGTTAACGTCACACTGGGAGTAATTTTCATAACATAAACCCACAAACAGCTTCTGTGCCCATAACTTGCTCAGTAAGGCTGGATGAAGACCCAGAACCGCTTTCGAGGACAGCCAGAATCAGGCCGCCAGAGTACATTGTCTTAAAACCTCAGGGCCGTAGACAGAAATTTTTCAGTGGGGTGGCCTGGGTGACACGTTGTCTCAGTGAGGGCTGGCCATGCTTACCCGCCTGTGCGCTCATACACATGCTTGCACCCTCCTTtggaaccatttttttaaaaatcgcaccacgaaataaaaacacacacgtatCCAGACTTTTTATCAATAGACTCATCATACAAGCATGAACAAGTCGAAGCAATTGCTGCTCTTAATTCACTAGAtcggggtgtcaaattcatttttgtcgcgggccacattgtagttcggttttcccttggggggctgttatgAATTTTAGGAAACAGAAGTCAAGagtaatgactgttattgtggataacatatgacaatttgatattttcgttctgactttagcaagcatcatggaacttgacatgcttgatttgctttcgtggaccacataaaatgatgttgtgggccagatctggcccccgggccttgactttgacacaatgACTAGATAGATAATTTTAGGGACCCTTTCCCATtggagacagaaaaaaagataCCTGCAAAAATGAACTGAAGAGTGTTACATGGAATAAGGGCTCAAGAGTCCTCACTTACTCTCCCATGTAACATTTGGAGGTGGAGTGGAAGGAGGCCAGCTCCACCGTGTTGGAATACTCGGGCCCCATCTCAAAGAGCACCTTCTTGAAAGAGTGGAACTCGCACCCATCAGCGTACACGTTATCCTGGTACACCTGGCAAGAAGACGAATGTTATGACAAGGAGCGTTTACCCGGGTTTGTTTGAGAAAGAGCGGAAGCTTGCCGAACGGTCACCTCGTCAGCCATGAGGAACAGACGCTCCTTGGCGGCAAATCTGATGACATCTTCGATGCACTTTCTGTTCTGAACCTGGCCTGTGGGCAGAGAGGGTCGATGAGCCGAATGGTTGTGTTGCTTTCAGTGGCGCTTCTCAAAGTTAGGGCGAAACAATACAAGGGGTACTCAGAGTCAAAAAGCGATCACAATATGGAAGTCACTTTTAGTCTTGTTGACTCTTGTTGACGTTCTTACACTGAGgccattttaataatgcttggTATGTTTTGGTAtcaaaataccaaaataaacatAACTCCACTAATGCACACACTTAGGCTACACTTGCTATTCTTGCGCTTCAGCACGAAAATAGGGCCTCCAGTGTTTTAGTCTGCTTGAGTGTATTTAGAGCCTATTTGGTGCACTCTGAAGTGACCACCAGAGACTGTGCAGCAGCATCTTATAAGCCCAATGAAGGCACTCTTTCTCTTGAGTGGGTATACTGAGTTGCCATGGAGACCGCCTTAGCTGTCATCACCGCAACCTACACTTACTCTGGTGAGCTcccggtcaaaaaaaaaaaaaaaaaaaaaatcagattcacCCTAATGTCTACCCCAAGAAATAGCATATTGACGCAAAAAAAGGAGCACATAAGGGGACTTTACCAGTGGGGTTCCCGGGATTGATGATACACAGGGCACGGGGGTTGCAGTGGCTCCGCGCCTCGTCCAGAGCCCGTTGCAGCTCGCCAATGTCCATGCTCCAGCACGCCTCCTCGTTGAGATAGTAGTTGATCTGCACGGCGCCCAGCTCGGCCAGCGCCGCCGAGTACAGAGGGTACTGCGGGATGGAGATCATGACGCCGGTGCGGGACGCGCCCTCACCGCACACCAGCAGCTTCAGCATCGTCTAAACAAAAccaatcaacaaacaaaaataacgtATATGATGTATAATAGCATTTAATGCCATTAACAATAAGCACAGCTTATAAGCACTTTCCTCAAACATAATTCTAATTACCGGATGAAGACTATTGATGTTGCATTTCCccgaaaataaaacacaaactacTTATGTTTTCACCGTAAATTCAAAATATTAAATCTGTCCCTGATTCAGAGTAAAACGCCATGCTTTGCAAGCATAATTCATTAGCGACATCTAGCGGTGCAAGTACGGTAGTACGACTCACTAGCCACTTCGGGTGGGTGtagttcaggggtgtccaaactttttgccaagggggccagattttatgtggtaaaatgtcggggggccgaccttggctgacattctttacattgaacaacaatattgttcaacaaattttagtaagccagtctgtttcacatttccatttttattttaatttcaacaatcttaagaatttcttttggttcatttgaaacaggtatatcacatgcaactgcttattcacttgactttttcttaaacagaagtctcctgagtgcaaattgattgatttgaaacataaaatgtatcaccatgacttttcaatagtcacaaaacctttgactcgaacaacagggaaatgaacaagcaatacacatatccacaactgcaaggatcatttgaaatatgacatatcagtcaatataaacacggagtgatgtcttgttaactcgtgagtgatgccctctagtgtctgaatgctattactcatttagtgaatgctattactcatttagccactagagggaagcagtactctatgaaacatcactcaccagtctacgagacctcagtcaatgcaacacgtgttccattgcgcccaacctgcgggccagacggcactgat
It includes:
- the LOC127616595 gene encoding alanine aminotransferase 2-like isoform X1 gives rise to the protein MAAARIARLSPGKVARLSLTQSRCGALAVSGGRGGVPAVRSLTSSPLVSARAMSGLSATRCGLPKESVAENGAPPRGKVLTIDTMNPTVKMVEYAVRGPIVQRAVELEKELSEGRKKPFQEVIKANIGDAHAMGQQPITFFRQVLALCSYPELLNDSTFPEDAKSRARRILQSCSGNSMGSYSASQGIDSVRQDVARYVQQRDGGVYCDPDNIYLTTGASDGIVTMLKLLVCGEGASRTGVMISIPQYPLYSAALAELGAVQINYYLNEEACWSMDIGELQRALDEARSHCNPRALCIINPGNPTGQVQNRKCIEDVIRFAAKERLFLMADEVYQDNVYADGCEFHSFKKVLFEMGPEYSNTVELASFHSTSKCYMGECGFRGGYMEIINMDDEVKAQLTKLVSVRLCPPVPGQALMGLVVNPPQPGEPSHENFIKERTATLSALADKARLTEEVLNTVPGISCNPVQGAMYSFPRISIPEKAVKEATGQGQQPDMFYCMRLLEETGICLVPGSGFGQKDGTYHFRMTILPPADKLKILLSKVKEFHQRFTKQYS
- the LOC127616595 gene encoding alanine aminotransferase 2-like isoform X2, producing the protein MAAARIARLSPGKVARLSLTQSRAMSGLSATRCGLPKESVAENGAPPRGKVLTIDTMNPTVKMVEYAVRGPIVQRAVELEKELSEGRKKPFQEVIKANIGDAHAMGQQPITFFRQVLALCSYPELLNDSTFPEDAKSRARRILQSCSGNSMGSYSASQGIDSVRQDVARYVQQRDGGVYCDPDNIYLTTGASDGIVTMLKLLVCGEGASRTGVMISIPQYPLYSAALAELGAVQINYYLNEEACWSMDIGELQRALDEARSHCNPRALCIINPGNPTGQVQNRKCIEDVIRFAAKERLFLMADEVYQDNVYADGCEFHSFKKVLFEMGPEYSNTVELASFHSTSKCYMGECGFRGGYMEIINMDDEVKAQLTKLVSVRLCPPVPGQALMGLVVNPPQPGEPSHENFIKERTATLSALADKARLTEEVLNTVPGISCNPVQGAMYSFPRISIPEKAVKEATGQGQQPDMFYCMRLLEETGICLVPGSGFGQKDGTYHFRMTILPPADKLKILLSKVKEFHQRFTKQYS
- the LOC127616595 gene encoding alanine aminotransferase 2-like isoform X3, whose amino-acid sequence is MKRSPPTPVEEMNHGTALLWKRRAMSGLSATRCGLPKESVAENGAPPRGKVLTIDTMNPTVKMVEYAVRGPIVQRAVELEKELSEGRKKPFQEVIKANIGDAHAMGQQPITFFRQVLALCSYPELLNDSTFPEDAKSRARRILQSCSGNSMGSYSASQGIDSVRQDVARYVQQRDGGVYCDPDNIYLTTGASDGIVTMLKLLVCGEGASRTGVMISIPQYPLYSAALAELGAVQINYYLNEEACWSMDIGELQRALDEARSHCNPRALCIINPGNPTGQVQNRKCIEDVIRFAAKERLFLMADEVYQDNVYADGCEFHSFKKVLFEMGPEYSNTVELASFHSTSKCYMGECGFRGGYMEIINMDDEVKAQLTKLVSVRLCPPVPGQALMGLVVNPPQPGEPSHENFIKERTATLSALADKARLTEEVLNTVPGISCNPVQGAMYSFPRISIPEKAVKEATGQGQQPDMFYCMRLLEETGICLVPGSGFGQKDGTYHFRMTILPPADKLKILLSKVKEFHQRFTKQYS